GGTGGCTGGCAGCTGATCGGCACGACGGACGCCGTGCTGTGGGACCACGCGCGCGTGCCGGCCGCGCTGCTGTCACCGGGCACGCCCGTCCGTTTCGTGCCGGTGGGGCACTCATGACGGACCGTGCGCTCGTCGTCGTACGGTCCGGTGCCCTGACCACCGTCCAGGACCGCGGGCGTCCCGGGCACGCCCACCTCGGCGTGCCCCGCTCCGGCGCCCTGGACGGGCCCGCGGCGGCCCTCGTCAACCGCCTCGTCGGCAATCCCCCCGAGGCCGCCGTCCTGGAAACCACGCTCAACGGCTGCGCCGTACGGCCTCGTTCGACGGTCACCGCGGCGGTCGGGGGCGCTCCCTGCCCCGTCAGGGTGGACGGCCGCCCGGTCGCCTGGGGCACACCGGTACGCATTCCGGCAGGGTCGGTGCTGGACATCGGCTCCGCCGTTTCCGGCGTACGCAGCTACCTCGCCGTCGCCGGCGGAATCGCCGTCGACCCCGTGCTCGGCAGCCGCTCCACCGACCTGCTCTCCGGCCTCGGCCCACCACCACTCACGGACGGCACGGTGCTGCCCCTGGGACAGCCCCTCACGCCCCACGCGCGCGTGGACGCGGCCCCGCACCCGGCTCCCCCTGCCGAACTGATCCTGCACGTCACCCTCGGCCCACGCGACGACTGGTTCACCCAGGACGCGATCCGCGCCTTCACCGCACGGCCGTACCGCGTGTCCGCCTCCAGCAACCGCATCGGCCTACGCACCGAAGGCCCCGCCCTGGAGCGAGCCCTCCCCGGCGAACTCCCCAGCGAGGGGATGGTGCTGGGCGCGGTCCAAGTACCCCCAGACGGCCGCCCAGTGATCTTCCTGGCCGACCACCCGACCACCGGGGGCTACCCAGTGATAGCGGTAGTCCGCACCCCCGACCTCCCACCCGCCGCCCAGGCAGCCCCCGGAACTCCGGTCCGCTTCGTACCCGTACGCCGCCAATGACCCCTGCGTGTCACCGTCGGGGCCTTACAAACGCCGGCTGCGAATCGCGCCCCATTAGGGGCGCGGGGAACTGCGCGACCAGCCACAACGAACCCGCAGCTCCGAACGGCGCCCACCCGCCCCGGCTACGCCGCATCAGGCTCCGGCCGCTGCTCCAGCTCCATCGACAGCGCCGCCAACGCAGCGGACACCGCGTGCGCCGCCCGCAGATCGAGCTTCGCACTCGTCCCGCGCGCACGGTGCCGCATCTCGTCGGCGGCCAGCGTCAACAGGTTGGGCAACAGATCGGTGCACCGCCGGATCACCCAAGCCGTGCCCGCCGTGGCCAGCCACAGCAGGCTCGCCGACTTGGTCGGCGGTGCGAACTCCGGCACGGGCGAGGGCGCGAACCCCTTCGCGACACCCCTCTCGGCCAGCAGCCCGTGGAACCGCAGCGCCAGTTCCCGGTGCCCCCGCTCGCTGGGGTGCAGCCGGTCCGCGCTCCAGATCGCGCGGTCCTGGGCCCACTCCTCCTCGGCGGCGTGCAGATGCACCGCCCCGTAGCGCTCGGACAGCGCGTGGACCACCGTGTTGACCGCGCGCTGCCTCCGAGCCAGCGGGCGGGCCAGTGATCCCGGCAGCCTCAGCATCGAACCGGGGTCGGGCAGACAGGCGGTGAGGACGATCGTGCCCTGGGCGGCGAAGGCCGCGTACACCTTGTCGAGCCGTTCGGCCACGGCGTGGATGTCGAAGGTGTAGCGCAGCGTGTCGTTGACGCCGATGACGACGGACGCCACGTCGGGCCGCAGGTCCAGCGCGGCGGGCAGCTGACGTTCCAGCACATCACGCGTCTGCGCCCCGCTCACGGCGAGGTTGGTGAACTGCGCGGGCTCCACACTGAGCCCGTCGGCGAGCAGCGCGGCCCAGCCGCGCCAGACCTTCCCGACGGGATCGCCCACCCCTTCGGTGAGCGAATCCCCGAGGGAGACGAAACGCAGCGGTCTCATTTCACACGCTCCGGCACGACCCGGTGCACCTGTCCTGTCACCACCGCGTCGTGCGCGGCGAGGAACGATTCGACCGCCGCGCCCCATCCGAAACACTCGGCACGCGCGCGTGCGGCCTCCCGGCGGTCCGCCTCGGACCGCTCGAGCAGCATGTCCACGGCGTCCGCGAAGGCCGCTCCGCGGTCCGCGGCGGTGGCCCCGGCGGAGCCGATCACCTCCGGCAGCGCCGACGAGGCGCTCGCCACCACGGGAGTGCCGCAGGCCATCGCCTCCAGCGCGGCGAGTCCGAACGTCTCGGCGGGCCCGGGCGCCAGGCACACATCGGCGGACGCCTGGAGCGCACCCAGCGCGCCCTTGTCGTTGAGGTGTCCCAGGAAAGTGACCGGAAGCGAACGCTCCCGCGCCCGCTGCTCGAGACGCTCCCGCAAGGGACCGTCCCCGGCCACCACCAGCCGCACCCGGCGCCCGCGCCGGACCAGTTCGTCGACGGCGTCGATCGCGGTGCTGGGCCGCTTCTCCACCGACAGCCGGGAGCACATCACCAGCAGAATCTCGTCCACGCGCGCGTACTCCTCGCGCAGACCCGCATCCCGCAGTGCGGGGTGCCGTTCCATCACATCGACGCCCAGCGGGGCCCGTACGACATTGCGTGCCCCGATCCGCACGAACTCGCGCTCGGCGAACTCGGTGGTGCACACGACCCGCGAGTAGGTGTGCGCCGTACGGACGTTGAGGGCGTCGGCGGTCCGCCGGGACAGGTTCTCCGACAGGCCCCAGGTGCGCAGCACGCCGTCTGCGGTCTCGTGGGAGACCATCACGGCGGGGACCCGGGCGCGACGCGCCCACTTGCCGGTCCAGCGCAGGGTCGTACGGTCGGAGACCTCCAGGCGGTCGGGGCCCAGCTCCTCCAGGAGCTTGGCCACGCGCCGCTTGTCGATGAGCACGCGGTAGCCGCCGGTGCCGGGCAGCAGCGGCCCGGGCAGGGTGATCACCCGGCCCTGCTCGGTCTCCCGGTCGGAGTACCGCTCACCCGGCACGATCAGCACCGGCTCGTGCCCGGCCGCCTTGAACCCCTTGCCGAGCTCGCGCAGGGCCGTGCGCAGACCGCCTGAGGCGGGCGCGACGAAGTTCGCCAGCCGGACGATGCGCAGGGACTCGTTCACGCCGCCACCACCGTCTTGTTCCGTGTCTTCAGCACCTGGGCATAGTGCCCGATGAGCTGGTCTCCGACAGCCGCCCAGGTGCGGCCCTCGACCATGTCGCGTGCGGCGGTGCCGTACGCGGTGCGCAGCGCGGGGTCGGCGGCCAGCGTCTGCACCGCGTCCCGTACGGCGGTCGCGTCCCGCGGCGGCACCAGCAGCCCGGTGCGCTCGTGGGCGACCAGGTCCAGCGGACCGCCCGCGGCGGGCGCGATGACGGGCACACCGCTCGCCATGGCCTCCTGGACGGTCTGACAGAACGTCTCAAAGGGGCCGGTGTGTGCGAACACGTCGAAGGAGGCGAAGATCCGGGCCAGGTCGTCGCCGGTGCGGCGGCCGAGGAAGACCGCGCCCGGCAGGGCCTCGGCCAGGTTCGGCTGGCTGGGTCCGTCGCCCACGATCACGACGCGGACGCCGGGCAGCTTGCAGGCACCGGCGAGCAGCTCGATGCGCTTCTCGGGGGCGAGCCGCCCGACGTAGCCGACGATCACCTCGCCGTTCGGTGCGAGTTCCCGGCGCAGCGCCTCGTCCCGGAGGTCGGGGCGGAAGCGGACGGTGTCCACGCCGCGGGGCCACAGCTTCACCCGGGGCACGCTGTGCGCCTCCAGGTCGCGCAGGGACACGCTGGACGGCGCGAGGGTGAGGTCGGCGGCGGAGTGGACGGAGCGGAT
This genomic window from Streptomyces sp. DG2A-72 contains:
- a CDS encoding biotin-dependent carboxyltransferase family protein — protein: MTDRALVVVRSGALTTVQDRGRPGHAHLGVPRSGALDGPAAALVNRLVGNPPEAAVLETTLNGCAVRPRSTVTAAVGGAPCPVRVDGRPVAWGTPVRIPAGSVLDIGSAVSGVRSYLAVAGGIAVDPVLGSRSTDLLSGLGPPPLTDGTVLPLGQPLTPHARVDAAPHPAPPAELILHVTLGPRDDWFTQDAIRAFTARPYRVSASSNRIGLRTEGPALERALPGELPSEGMVLGAVQVPPDGRPVIFLADHPTTGGYPVIAVVRTPDLPPAAQAAPGTPVRFVPVRRQ
- a CDS encoding SGNH/GDSL hydrolase family protein; translated protein: MRPLRFVSLGDSLTEGVGDPVGKVWRGWAALLADGLSVEPAQFTNLAVSGAQTRDVLERQLPAALDLRPDVASVVIGVNDTLRYTFDIHAVAERLDKVYAAFAAQGTIVLTACLPDPGSMLRLPGSLARPLARRQRAVNTVVHALSERYGAVHLHAAEEEWAQDRAIWSADRLHPSERGHRELALRFHGLLAERGVAKGFAPSPVPEFAPPTKSASLLWLATAGTAWVIRRCTDLLPNLLTLAADEMRHRARGTSAKLDLRAAHAVSAALAALSMELEQRPEPDAA
- a CDS encoding glycosyltransferase, whose product is MNESLRIVRLANFVAPASGGLRTALRELGKGFKAAGHEPVLIVPGERYSDRETEQGRVITLPGPLLPGTGGYRVLIDKRRVAKLLEELGPDRLEVSDRTTLRWTGKWARRARVPAVMVSHETADGVLRTWGLSENLSRRTADALNVRTAHTYSRVVCTTEFAEREFVRIGARNVVRAPLGVDVMERHPALRDAGLREEYARVDEILLVMCSRLSVEKRPSTAIDAVDELVRRGRRVRLVVAGDGPLRERLEQRARERSLPVTFLGHLNDKGALGALQASADVCLAPGPAETFGLAALEAMACGTPVVASASSALPEVIGSAGATAADRGAAFADAVDMLLERSEADRREAARARAECFGWGAAVESFLAAHDAVVTGQVHRVVPERVK
- a CDS encoding glycosyltransferase family 1 protein, producing the protein MRVVIVTESFPPDVNGVAHCALQTARHLVDRGHAPLVVAPAPAPGNKAAGLAPCPVVHVPSLPLPGYPQVRVALPSRRLAAALIEHRADIVHLASPFILGVRGMAAAARLGIPAVAIYQTDLAGYARTYVGAGEAAAWRRIRSVHSAADLTLAPSSVSLRDLEAHSVPRVKLWPRGVDTVRFRPDLRDEALRRELAPNGEVIVGYVGRLAPEKRIELLAGACKLPGVRVVIVGDGPSQPNLAEALPGAVFLGRRTGDDLARIFASFDVFAHTGPFETFCQTVQEAMASGVPVIAPAAGGPLDLVAHERTGLLVPPRDATAVRDAVQTLAADPALRTAYGTAARDMVEGRTWAAVGDQLIGHYAQVLKTRNKTVVAA